One Hordeum vulgare subsp. vulgare chromosome 4H, MorexV3_pseudomolecules_assembly, whole genome shotgun sequence DNA window includes the following coding sequences:
- the LOC123449351 gene encoding uncharacterized protein LOC123449351: MLRSCVGHGARTAASPRTATPTHRGRRLHLLRPRSSTKKSPPEAERGGGNANNGLAGALNGKAVLLRAGAVLFALGFVDAGYSGDWSRIGAISKDTEELLKLGAYAVVPLCLALALSVPGDGGGES; the protein is encoded by the exons ATGCTGCGCTCCTGCGTCGGCCACGGCGCCAGGACCGCCGCCTCCCCGCGCACGGCCACGCCCACGCACCGCGGGAGGCGCCTGCACCTCCTCCGCCCGCGAAGCAGCACCAAGAAGTCTCCACCGGAAGCAGAGCGAGGCGGGGGCAACGCCAACAACGGCCTCGCCGGCGCGCTCAACGGCAAGGCCGTGCTCCTGCGCGCCGGCGCGGTTCTCTTCGCCCTCGGCTTCGTCGACGCCGG GTACAGCGGCGACTGGTCCCGCATCGGCGCCATCTCCAAGGACACCGAGGAGCTGCTCAAGCTCGGGGCCTACGCCGTCGTGCCTCTCTGCCTTGCCCTCGCACTCTCGGTGCCCGGAGACGGCGGCGGTGAATCTTAG